The Bernardetia litoralis DSM 6794 genome includes a window with the following:
- a CDS encoding AAA family ATPase, protein MQDYSDNTSENQSQNTDFQSEEITQQNNESFNHETGQESSFTSSSNEQLDFIYQSISKVKSEIHKIIIGQDEMIDLLLVSLFADGHVLLEGVPGVAKTITAKLLARTLSIDFSRIQFTPDMMPTDILGTTIYSLQEAEFNFTPGPIFSQIVLIDEINRAPAKTQAALFEVMEERQVTIDGTTHKMKLPFFVIATQNPIEQEGTYRLPEAQLDRFLFRISLGYPTLDEEKQILYRFKNQLQNDISDVNSVLTGEDILACRKIVAEVHIKNELLDYIAEITYQTRNHGSLYLGASPRASLAIMRASKAMAVLRGRMFVTPEDIQEVAYPVLGHRIMITPEREMEGLTGEDLVKEMIQKLDVPR, encoded by the coding sequence ATGCAAGATTATTCCGATAATACATCAGAAAATCAGTCTCAAAATACAGATTTTCAATCAGAAGAAATAACTCAACAAAATAATGAGAGTTTTAATCACGAAACAGGACAAGAATCTAGCTTTACATCTTCTTCTAATGAGCAGTTAGATTTTATTTATCAATCTATTTCAAAGGTAAAATCTGAAATTCATAAAATTATTATTGGTCAAGATGAAATGATTGATTTGCTTTTGGTAAGTTTGTTTGCTGATGGACATGTCCTTTTAGAAGGCGTTCCAGGGGTCGCCAAAACAATTACAGCTAAATTATTAGCTCGTACTTTATCGATTGATTTTTCAAGAATTCAGTTTACGCCTGATATGATGCCGACTGATATTTTGGGTACAACAATCTACAGTCTTCAAGAAGCTGAATTTAATTTTACACCAGGCCCTATTTTTTCTCAAATTGTTTTGATTGATGAGATAAATCGTGCGCCAGCCAAAACACAAGCTGCACTTTTTGAAGTAATGGAAGAAAGACAAGTAACGATTGATGGCACAACTCACAAAATGAAACTTCCATTTTTTGTAATTGCAACTCAAAACCCTATCGAACAAGAAGGAACATATCGCTTACCAGAAGCACAATTAGACCGTTTTTTGTTTCGTATTAGTTTGGGTTATCCAACACTTGATGAAGAAAAACAAATTTTATATCGCTTCAAAAATCAACTTCAAAATGATATTTCTGATGTAAATTCTGTTTTGACAGGAGAAGATATTTTGGCGTGTCGTAAGATTGTGGCAGAGGTGCATATTAAAAATGAACTTTTAGATTATATTGCCGAAATTACTTACCAAACTAGAAATCATGGCTCGCTTTATTTAGGTGCTTCTCCTCGTGCTTCGCTTGCTATTATGCGTGCCTCAAAGGCGATGGCAGTTTTGCGTGGTCGTATGTTCGTAACACCAGAAGATATTCAAGAAGTGGCTTATCCAGTTTTAGGGCATCGTATTATGATAACTCCAGAGCGAGAAATGGAGGGGCTTACAGGCGAAGATTTAGTAAAAGAAATGATACAAAAATTAGATGTGCCTAGATAA
- a CDS encoding YqiA/YcfP family alpha/beta fold hydrolase, which translates to MKTLYLHGLDSFLTDEKRVILEKYTNNLVAPSIDYRKDPYTIQTLLECYKDEKIELVIGSSMGGLTAYYLSWFWQIPCLAFNPALPYRSTIQELPALPISINNEKNLRQEYLRVILGRHDDVVNPFDTLPILMNDMKESEPLSIHFRNDLAHQIPFSIFDEELNYFFEKVKLGV; encoded by the coding sequence ATGAAAACGCTTTATTTACATGGTTTAGATAGTTTTTTGACAGATGAAAAACGAGTTATTTTAGAAAAATACACAAATAATCTTGTTGCCCCTTCGATAGATTATCGAAAAGACCCTTATACCATTCAGACTTTATTAGAGTGTTATAAAGATGAGAAAATAGAATTGGTTATTGGGAGTAGTATGGGAGGTCTGACGGCTTATTATCTGTCTTGGTTTTGGCAAATTCCGTGTTTGGCTTTCAATCCAGCCTTGCCTTACCGAAGTACAATTCAAGAATTGCCAGCTTTACCCATTTCTATAAATAATGAAAAAAATCTACGTCAAGAGTATCTACGTGTAATTTTGGGAAGGCATGATGATGTAGTTAATCCATTTGATACCTTACCTATTTTGATGAATGATATGAAAGAAAGTGAACCATTATCTATTCATTTTAGAAATGATTTGGCACATCAAATTCCTTTTTCTATTTTTGATGAAGAATTAAATTACTTTTTTGAAAAGGTGAAACTTGGAGTTTAG
- a CDS encoding DUF4350 domain-containing protein, which produces MEKRTFTNILVTLAVLALIPIGLGIYIYLKNQYINWDETYEVESEEPYNNYMVFNLLKSYKTDKEFIFIENLLTEKLVEEEIKDKNPPMSYVFFGGQPNLLNDEVNLLMDFVEKGNTAFFMANHVPDTLFTLLDLGYQGYDYAYDSLISTNFTNSILQNESNFTFNYRIRNKSVGTSWSYFENINRESVKKNARQYKELGFFYKKSNVQQYSNYNSSEDEYTDADSYQENNESILKEKKYTNFIRVKHGKGYFYFHRNPVLFTNYYLIQEDGKKYAERVLSYLPEGDILWDERSHFGKYTKGEYQKRDKSPSPLSYILSQPSLAWGYYTLLVSALLFVIFRGKRMQRIIPILRKEQNTSLEFTKTVGQLYYLQKDHKRLSQLKIRLFFDFIRTKYHMNPQHIDDDFRKKLSERSGISKENIALILSDIQKINGQHEVSEWLLRKIHTQIQEFYTNCK; this is translated from the coding sequence ATGGAAAAAAGAACCTTCACAAATATTCTAGTTACATTAGCTGTTTTGGCATTGATTCCAATTGGTTTGGGTATCTATATTTATTTAAAAAATCAATATATAAATTGGGATGAAACTTATGAGGTAGAAAGCGAAGAACCATACAATAATTATATGGTTTTTAATCTATTGAAGAGTTATAAGACAGATAAAGAATTTATTTTTATAGAAAATTTACTTACTGAAAAATTAGTTGAAGAAGAAATAAAAGACAAAAATCCTCCAATGTCTTACGTTTTTTTTGGAGGTCAGCCTAATTTATTAAATGATGAAGTAAATTTGTTAATGGATTTTGTAGAAAAAGGAAATACTGCTTTTTTTATGGCTAATCATGTTCCTGATACTTTATTTACATTATTAGATTTAGGTTATCAAGGTTATGATTATGCGTACGACTCATTAATATCTACTAATTTCACAAATTCTATACTTCAAAATGAATCTAATTTTACATTCAATTACAGAATACGAAATAAATCAGTAGGTACTTCTTGGAGTTATTTTGAAAACATTAATAGAGAGAGCGTCAAAAAAAATGCAAGACAATACAAAGAACTTGGTTTTTTTTATAAAAAATCTAATGTTCAACAATATTCAAATTATAATAGCTCTGAAGATGAATATACTGATGCAGATTCCTATCAAGAAAATAATGAAAGTATTCTAAAAGAAAAGAAATATACTAATTTTATCCGTGTAAAACATGGAAAAGGATACTTTTACTTTCATAGAAATCCAGTTCTTTTTACCAATTATTACCTTATTCAAGAAGATGGAAAAAAATATGCAGAACGAGTTTTATCTTACCTTCCAGAAGGAGATATTTTATGGGACGAACGCTCGCATTTTGGTAAATATACAAAAGGAGAATATCAAAAACGAGATAAAAGCCCTAGTCCTTTGAGTTATATTCTCTCACAACCTTCATTGGCTTGGGGTTATTATACCTTGCTGGTTAGTGCGCTATTATTTGTAATTTTTAGAGGTAAAAGAATGCAGCGTATTATTCCAATTTTGAGAAAAGAACAAAATACTTCTTTAGAATTTACAAAAACAGTAGGACAACTTTATTATCTTCAAAAAGACCATAAACGCCTTTCTCAACTCAAAATTCGTCTTTTCTTCGATTTTATTCGTACCAAGTATCACATGAATCCACAACATATAGATGATGATTTTAGAAAAAAACTTTCTGAACGCTCAGGTATCAGTAAAGAAAATATAGCTTTAATTTTAAGTGATATTCAGAAAATAAACGGACAACACGAAGTTTCAGAATGGCTTTTACGAAAAATACATACTCAAATTCAAGAATTTTATACCAACTGTAAATAA
- a CDS encoding SpoIIE family protein phosphatase, with protein sequence MRYLLSILLFFYFILPSFGQNQEVEDIGNPFLSLFPPKIYKGHPQIWCIEQDNNGVMYFGGGAVYTYDGVSWKTISIPQAIAIRALAKDTKGRIYVGTKNNFGYLTPTDSTAELEFISLSSYLVDSLQEFGDVWQIHADDKQVYFHTAKRIFRYSINNTTLSTKKIAETVSSISITGTALRGTLHKGNYYFHSLKDGLGFFQTKTNHFQKLDNTDTLAKPTVISILPYSDNELLIITQTGQLWKYNLSTKSISYFPTEIDSILQSLPPALLYHAITLKNKNILISTIFKGAFLINREGKLIKKIDKSNGIPTQTIPYVFEDQAENIWLATDNGIAKLELKTPFRIFREKETEIDGVVLTIQEFKNTLYLGTSKGIYYKDDNDTFKKIDGLDGFCWDIKMLDIKGKKQIYASAQDNLYHITTQKATKIAELKSANVITQFDKNKVLLSGEGGFSLLEFESVEKAKIIQNVSIQNVEIRSTCIFKDQVWFGTIQNGLYSFAYNSDSISSKQFVHIDSISGIPKGHPMTLFMQQNELLIGTEKGFYHLNPITQKIELHPTLGKNLTENHVIYKSIFLPTGDIYIVSPNLNNNIHYINLNEDRKVSQTPFYILPSMSTQSIYADTKNTVWIGGSEGLYRYYPQKAKQYNYNKISKPIIRQVFLGEDSLFFAGNYTDIEGNFLATQPQNAEPIFKYDDNSLTFHFAAPIFQEGVQYSYRLEGYDKELSNWTAETKKSYTNLHEGNYIFKVKAKNIYTTESEITTYSFEILPPWYKTWWAYLIYFVIGSFVIWGLIWINTQRLKKANQKLESTVKERTAELMERNEEIIQQNAQLNQQKEEIEAQNKIQTQLNSSLSIQKTEVEKAYKNIQLLSEIGQEITAILNFEALIKSVYQNVNSLMSANGFGIGIFDNKQARIGFQGFIEKGKKLPYHFDSLKENTLAVRCFTNLEEIVINDFEKEGAKYGYQIVKAKEGEIPMSLVYFPLQLDNKPLGVITVQSFEKNSYSERELTFLRSLASYVSIALDNSSAYKLITEKNQKITDSIRYAQTIQHAILPSDKKIEKPFRLSNDDYQIIFRPKDIVSGDFYWTSQSVDYFFIAAVDCTGHGVPGAFMSMIGSALLTEIVEIQKIYEPSLILDKFNNQFIEALRQDENANSDGMDVCLCRIKFDNPKVEVVFAGAKRSLFYVDYNENEPAKIERLQGTRKSVGGKQRNQDNFEQHILSLNKKSRIYLSTDGLVDQNNPQGEKFGTIKLIQFIENTLNLSIKAQVQNIENELIKHQQNAEQRDDITFIGIEV encoded by the coding sequence ATGAGATACTTACTTTCGATACTTTTATTTTTTTATTTTATTTTACCTTCTTTTGGTCAAAATCAAGAGGTAGAAGATATTGGCAATCCCTTTTTAAGTCTCTTTCCACCCAAAATTTATAAAGGACATCCTCAAATTTGGTGTATTGAACAAGATAACAATGGTGTCATGTATTTTGGTGGTGGTGCAGTATATACATATGATGGTGTTTCGTGGAAAACTATCAGTATTCCTCAAGCTATTGCTATACGTGCTTTGGCCAAAGATACAAAAGGAAGAATATATGTAGGAACAAAAAATAATTTTGGTTATTTAACTCCTACAGATTCAACAGCAGAACTAGAATTTATAAGTTTAAGTAGTTATTTAGTTGATTCTCTACAAGAATTTGGAGATGTTTGGCAAATTCATGCTGATGATAAACAGGTATATTTTCATACAGCCAAAAGAATTTTTAGATATTCGATCAACAATACTACTTTATCTACAAAAAAAATTGCAGAAACAGTCAGTAGTATTTCTATCACAGGTACAGCTTTGCGTGGAACACTTCATAAAGGAAATTACTACTTTCATAGTCTGAAAGATGGCTTAGGTTTCTTTCAGACGAAAACCAATCATTTTCAAAAACTTGATAATACAGATACACTTGCAAAACCGACTGTAATATCTATTCTACCTTATTCAGACAATGAATTATTAATTATAACTCAAACAGGACAGTTATGGAAATATAATTTATCAACAAAAAGCATTTCTTATTTTCCTACTGAAATAGATTCTATACTTCAAAGTCTTCCTCCTGCTCTACTCTACCATGCAATTACTCTCAAAAATAAAAACATTCTTATATCTACTATTTTTAAAGGTGCTTTTTTGATAAATAGAGAGGGGAAATTAATCAAAAAAATAGACAAATCTAATGGTATTCCTACCCAAACGATTCCTTATGTCTTTGAGGATCAAGCTGAAAATATTTGGCTTGCTACTGATAATGGTATAGCAAAGTTAGAACTAAAAACTCCCTTTCGAATATTTAGGGAAAAAGAAACAGAAATTGATGGGGTTGTTTTAACTATACAAGAATTTAAGAATACACTTTATTTAGGAACATCCAAAGGGATTTATTATAAAGATGATAATGATACTTTCAAAAAAATAGATGGGTTAGATGGTTTTTGTTGGGATATAAAAATGTTAGACATAAAAGGCAAAAAACAAATATATGCTAGTGCTCAAGATAATTTATATCACATAACAACACAAAAAGCCACTAAAATAGCAGAGTTGAAATCAGCAAATGTAATTACACAGTTTGATAAGAATAAAGTTTTATTAAGTGGAGAAGGTGGGTTTAGTTTACTAGAATTTGAGAGTGTAGAAAAAGCAAAAATTATTCAAAATGTATCTATTCAAAATGTAGAAATCCGTTCTACTTGTATTTTTAAAGATCAAGTTTGGTTTGGAACAATTCAAAATGGATTATATAGCTTTGCTTATAATTCAGATTCTATATCAAGCAAACAGTTTGTACATATAGATAGCATATCTGGAATTCCAAAAGGTCATCCAATGACTCTTTTTATGCAGCAAAATGAATTATTAATAGGCACTGAAAAAGGATTCTATCACTTAAATCCGATTACTCAAAAAATAGAATTACATCCTACTCTAGGAAAAAATTTAACAGAGAATCATGTTATATATAAAAGTATATTTTTGCCCACTGGCGATATATATATAGTTAGTCCTAACTTGAATAATAATATACATTATATTAATCTAAATGAAGATAGAAAAGTATCACAAACCCCATTTTATATTTTACCATCTATGTCCACACAATCCATTTATGCTGATACAAAAAATACAGTTTGGATAGGAGGGAGTGAAGGTTTATATCGTTACTATCCTCAAAAAGCTAAGCAATATAATTATAATAAAATTTCTAAGCCCATCATTAGACAGGTCTTTCTAGGAGAAGATTCTTTATTCTTCGCAGGAAATTATACTGACATAGAAGGAAACTTTCTAGCCACACAACCACAAAATGCAGAGCCGATTTTTAAGTATGACGACAATTCTTTGACCTTTCATTTTGCTGCACCTATTTTTCAGGAAGGTGTTCAATACAGTTATAGATTAGAGGGTTATGATAAAGAGCTGTCAAATTGGACGGCTGAAACTAAAAAATCATATACTAATTTACACGAAGGAAACTATATATTCAAAGTAAAAGCAAAAAATATTTATACTACTGAAAGCGAAATAACTACTTATTCATTCGAAATTCTTCCTCCTTGGTACAAAACATGGTGGGCATATTTGATATACTTTGTTATAGGAAGTTTTGTCATTTGGGGATTGATATGGATAAACACTCAACGTCTCAAAAAGGCAAATCAAAAACTAGAAAGTACAGTAAAAGAACGTACAGCCGAATTAATGGAAAGAAATGAAGAAATTATCCAACAAAATGCCCAACTTAATCAACAAAAAGAAGAGATAGAAGCACAAAATAAAATTCAAACACAATTAAATAGTAGTCTAAGTATTCAAAAAACAGAAGTAGAAAAAGCCTATAAGAACATACAATTATTATCCGAAATAGGACAAGAAATAACAGCCATTCTCAATTTTGAAGCTCTCATAAAATCAGTTTATCAGAATGTAAACTCTCTTATGTCAGCCAATGGTTTTGGTATTGGTATTTTTGATAATAAACAAGCTCGTATTGGTTTTCAAGGTTTTATAGAAAAAGGTAAAAAATTACCTTATCATTTTGATTCTTTAAAAGAAAATACTTTGGCTGTTAGGTGTTTTACTAATTTGGAAGAAATAGTAATTAATGATTTTGAAAAAGAAGGAGCAAAATATGGCTATCAAATTGTAAAAGCAAAAGAAGGTGAAATTCCTATGTCTTTAGTTTATTTTCCTCTTCAGTTAGATAACAAACCCTTAGGTGTAATTACTGTGCAATCATTTGAGAAAAACTCCTATTCAGAACGTGAACTTACTTTTTTACGTTCATTAGCTTCGTATGTTTCCATTGCTTTAGATAATTCCTCAGCCTATAAACTCATTACAGAAAAGAATCAAAAAATTACAGATTCAATTCGATATGCTCAAACAATTCAACATGCTATTTTACCAAGTGACAAAAAAATAGAAAAACCATTTCGTCTTTCAAATGATGATTATCAAATTATATTTAGACCAAAAGATATTGTAAGTGGTGATTTTTATTGGACAAGTCAGAGTGTGGACTACTTCTTTATTGCTGCTGTTGATTGTACAGGACATGGCGTTCCAGGGGCATTTATGTCTATGATAGGAAGCGCATTATTGACAGAAATAGTAGAAATACAAAAAATTTATGAACCATCACTTATTTTGGATAAATTTAATAATCAATTTATAGAAGCTCTGCGTCAAGATGAAAATGCAAATAGTGATGGAATGGACGTTTGTTTGTGTAGAATAAAATTTGATAATCCAAAGGTAGAAGTCGTTTTTGCAGGAGCAAAACGCTCACTATTCTATGTAGATTATAATGAAAATGAGCCAGCTAAAATAGAACGCTTACAAGGAACACGAAAATCAGTAGGAGGAAAACAGCGAAATCAAGATAATTTTGAGCAACATATTTTATCACTAAACAAAAAATCAAGAATTTATTTGAGTACAGATGGATTAGTAGATCAAAACAATCCACAAGGAGAAAAATTTGGTACTATAAAATTAATACAATTTATAGAAAATACACTTAATCTTTCAATCAAAGCGCAAGTTCAGAACATAGAAAATGAGCTAATAAAGCACCAACAAAATGCCGAGCAGCGTGATGATATTACCTTTATTGGAATAGAAGTATAA